The genomic DNA ATTTAGCGTTGGGAATATGAGCTGCCAAATACTCTCCTACCACCTGCGGCACGGCGATGTCGTTGCTGGATTGCAGAATCGTAGTAGGCACCTTCAACTTCGGCAGCTCTGTCCGGTGATCCGACTGAAAAATTACCCGTGCCACTGCCTGGGCAATATCGGGACGGATGGCAGATAGCGTACTCGCAAATTCAGTTGCCAGTTCAGGGCGATCGGGGTTACCCATGGCGATCGGCGCAAAACCGCTAACCCAGGCATAGTAGTTGGAAGACATTGCCGCGTAGAGGGCATCCAGGTCGGCTTGCTCAAAACCGCCAATGTAGTTGCTTGCGGGATCATTCACGTAGCGAGGAGAAGCCCCGACAAAAATAAGCTGACTGAAGCGGCTGGGATCAATCAGGGCAGCGAGCAAACTCACCATTCCGCTCACCGAATGTCCTACCAGAATTGCCTCTGTGAGCTTGAGTTCGGCACACAGCTCCAGCAAATCTTCTGCATAGCTGTAGAGGGAGCTGTAGCGACGGGGACTATACGCCGCCATATCGGATTTTCCTGCGCCCACATGGTCAAACAACACAATCCGATAATCGGGCTGAAATGCCGCCACCTGCCGCCGCCACGCCGTCTGATCAGACCCAAATCCGTGGGCAAAAATGATGGTTTGCTTTCCCTGCCCCAGCACTTCAACGTTATTTCGCTTTACGACACTGCTTAACATAGTTATCTGGCATCAAGAACGGCATCAAGAACAACATCAAGAAATGCAGCATCAAAGTAAGGGGAGCTGCTGCAAGCAGAACGAGCCACCGCTCTTTAATAGATGCATCATGCACTCTTAATTAATTTTAGAAGGTCGTTCTTCCAATGACCTGAATTCAAACCAAACTTAATTTCCTGATAATTATCCTGACCAAAATTTTCACCTGTATGATTCACAGATTATTATGAATATCTTTTTGAATATCAGCCAAAACATTGGCTCTGAAATTAGGCATTGCCGAACTGAGTATTGAACAGTACAAATCTAGCAGCTGCGTCGCTCTCCAATCTCCCATCCATTATTTGCAGCTCCCTGCGAGCAAGGGAAGATTTTGAAACAGCTAAAACAATCTATTACAAGACAAGGGGGTAGCATTGGTTCGATTCCCGCCAGAATTAGGGGTTAGGATGGCGAATCACACGAGAATTTAGAAACACCCAAAATTATTCATTCTTATTACTTGATTCAATTTTAATTCACGCGATCGTGGCAGAAATTGACGAACAGAGATGAACGATCGACTACAAAAACGTATTGCCTGTATAGAACCTGAATAGAAATAGAACTTAAATCGACACTTAAATCGACGAGTTCCAGCCGATATTAGGGACAGTTCAAATTGCAACGGCATCTTCGCAGCGATTCTCAAGCAGATGCAACTCCTGAACAATTTTGGCTATCCTGAAACAGAACAAGTGTATTATAGGCACCCACATTAGAGACACTAAATCAAATCCTGCCTTCCCCTAAAAGGAAACTGCCTCGCAGCGCCTCCAAATCCCCAAACTTGAGACTTTTGATACTGGGCAAACCCGATCGAACTCCCGACAGTAAAATCTAGACACCGTTCAGCCATCCCCCCAGAGGAAAACCCCCCACCCCCCCTGCTCCGTTCCTAACTCCCCACCATGTCCTCCCAACCCCAGCCCAAACTCATCCTCATCGACGGACACTCCCTCGCGTTTCGCGCCTACTTCGCCTATGCCAAAGGACGAGATGGCGGTCTGCGGACTTCGACGGGAATCCCCACCAGCGTCTCCTACGGATTTCTCAAAGCCCTGATGGACACGATCGAGGCAGAAAAGCCCGATCACCTTGCCGTTGCCTTTGACCTGGGCGATCCCACCTTTCGGCATGAGGCTGACGAAACCTATAAGGCGGGCAGACCAGAGACGCCAGAAGACTTTATTCCCGATATGCACAACCTGCGGGATCTGCTGACGGCAATGAATCTGCCGATCGTCACTGCACCGGGCTACGAAGCAGACGATGTGATTGGCACGCTGGCGCGAAAAGCTGCTTCCGAGGGATGGCGGGTGAAAGTGCTGTCGGGCGATCGGGATCTGTTCCAGTTGGTTGACCCGGAGCAATCGGTAACGGTGCTGTACCTGAGTACAACCTTCGGGAAGGGAACGCCGCCGCCAAAGGAATTTGGGGTGGAGCAGGTCAAGGACAAAATGGGGATTTTGCCGTCGCAAATTGTGGACTTTAAGGCACTCTGCGGCGATGCGTCGGACAATATTCCGGGCGTGAAGGGCATTGGCGAAAAGACGGCGGCAAGTCTGCTGGGAACTTATGGGTCGCTCGATCGCGTTTATGCCTCGCTGGATGAAATTAAGGGTGCAGTCAAAAAGAAACTAGAGGAAGGTCGAGACGCGGCGCTGCATTCGCAGTACATGGCGCAAATTCATCTGGATGTGCCGCTGGATTTGTCGCTAGAAAACTTTAAGCTGAACGGGTTTGAGCCGGGGGCGATCGTCCCGCTGCTGGAAAAGCTGGAATTCCGTCAGTTCCTGAATAATCTCAACAAGCTTCAGCGACTTCTGAGCGGCGAGGCGCACGACGGCAGCGAAGCAGCAGATAAGGCGATCGCGGAAGCCAAATTTGCCCCCGGCAAAGGCAATTCCAGCACCTTCGATGAGCCGGAAACGGACGATATGTGGTTCTTCAGCCCCGAGGAGACCGCCGAAAGTCAGCAAATGAAATCGGCGATCGTGGAGCCGGAAATTATCGATACGCCGGAAAAACTCAAGTCGCTGGTCGATCGCCTCAAGAAATTCACGAACCCGAATCAGCCTGTTGCCTGGGATACGGAAACGACTGCGATCGATCCACTGGACTCGGAGCTTGTGGGAATCGGCTGCTGCTGGGGGGAAAAAGCAAGCGACGTGGCATATATCCCGATCGGACATAGACCGGGGGGTAATCTCGATCAATCCGTGGCACTGGAGGCATTACGCCCCATTCTCGAAAGTGCGGACTATCCGAAGGCATTGCAGAATGCTAAGTACGATCGCCTCGTCTTGCTGAAGCAGGGAGTCCATTTGCAGGGCGTGGTGTTTGACACGATGCTGGCAAGCTATGTGCTTAACCCGGAGCAAAGCCACAAACTGAGCGATCTGGGGATTCGCTATCTGAATTTGCTGTCCCAGGGCTACGAAGATCTGGTTCCTAAGGGCAAGAACATCGCCGATCTGGAAGTGGAACCCGTCGCAGACTACTGCGGTACCGATGCCTACATTACCCATCAGCTTGTGTCGAAACTGCGAGCAGATCTACACGATTATCCCGACCTCGATCGCCTGGTAGACAATGTGGAAGTTCCCCTGGAACCCGTGCTGGCGGAGATGGAATGGACGGGCATCCGCATCGATACGGACTACCTGAAGCAGTTCTCTCAGAAACTCGAAACCGACCTGGCATTGATCGAAGAACGGGCGTATGAATCGGCAGGACAGAAGTTTAGCCTCGGTTCTCCCAAGCAGTTGAGCGAACTGCTGTTTAACGGGCTGGGACTCGATCGCAAAAAGTCGCGCAAAACCAAAACAGGCTATTCCACCGATGCCGCCACGCTGGAAAAACTTCAGGGCGACCATCCCGTCGTCGATGCCATCATCGAACACCGGACGTTAACCAAGCTGAAATCGACCTACGTGGATGCGTTGCCAATGCTGGTTCATCCCAGTACGGGCAGGGTTCACACTGACTTTAATCAGGCAGTTACGACAACCGGAAGACTTTCTTCTTCTAACCCCAACCTGCAAAACATTCCGACACGAACGGCATTTAGCCGCCAAATCCGCGCCGCCTTTATCCCCGAATCGGGCTGGTTAATGGTTGCCGCCGACTATTCCCAGATCGAACTGCGCATTCTGGCACACCTGAGCCACGAACCCATTCTCCTGGAGACCTATCAGAACGATCGCGACGTTCACACCCTCACCGCCCAGCTTCTCTTCGAGAAAGAGGACATCAGCCCCGAAGAAAGACGACTGGCAAAGGTAATCAACTTCGGCGTCATCTACGGCATGGGAGCCTCCCGGTTTGCGAGAGAGTCCGGCTTTTCCACCAGCGATGCACGGGTCTTTATCGATCGCTTTAACCAGCGCTATCCCAAAGTCTTCGGCTATTTGCAGCAAATGCAGCAGGAGGCGATCGGACAGGGCTATGTCACGACAATTAAAGGGCGTCGCCGCTACTTTAACTTTGGCAGTGATACCCTGAAGCGATTACGTGGTAAAGATCCGGCAAAGATTGACCTGGATCAAATCCGCCTGCGTGACCAGTACGATGCTCAGTTACTCAGGGCGGCAGCCAATGCACCGATCCAGGGTTCCAGTGCAGACATCATCAAAATTGCGATGGTGAAACTTCACGATCTGCTGCGCGGCTACCGAGACAAAGCACATCTGCTGCTGCAAGTCCACGACGAACTCGTGTTTGAAGTCCACCCGGATCTCTGGGAAGAACTCCAGCCCCAAATTAAGGACACGATGGAATCGGCAGTCCAGCTTGATGTGCCGCTGCGGGTGGAGGTGAAGGCAGGAAAGAACTGGATGGATGCAAAGTAGGGCGAATCTTAATAAATACGTAGTTTAGATAAAGACTCCGCAAACCCCGATCGCCTCTTTTATCTATCTCTCTGTAAATCTGCTTAAAATCTAGGCGGAATTTTCCATGCGGACACAGGGGCAGATCGATGAGCGAATCAATGAGCGGATCAATGAGCAGCATTGGCGTTGTCGCGATCGGTCGCAACGAGGGAGAACGGCTGATTCGCTGTCTGAACTCGCTGATTGCCCAGCTTCCCCAGGGAACCCCGATCGTCTATGTAGATTCTGGCTCGACGGATGGTAGTGTGGCGGCGGCGGAAGCGTTGGGTGTACAGGTGGTGGGACTGGATTTGTCGATTCCCTTTACGATGGCACGGGGACGCAACGCCGGATTTCGCGATTTAATCGAAAAATTTCCCGACCTGGACTACGTGCAGTTTATTGACGGCGACTGCGAACTGCTGCAAGGCTGGATTACCCAGGCAGTTTCTTTTCTGGAAAGCAATCCTCAGCTTGCGATCGTCACCGGACGGCGTTTAGAGCGATATCCGGACGCTTCTATCTATAACCTGCTGGCAGACCTGGA from Leptolyngbya ohadii IS1 includes the following:
- a CDS encoding alpha/beta fold hydrolase, with protein sequence MLSSVVKRNNVEVLGQGKQTIIFAHGFGSDQTAWRRQVAAFQPDYRIVLFDHVGAGKSDMAAYSPRRYSSLYSYAEDLLELCAELKLTEAILVGHSVSGMVSLLAALIDPSRFSQLIFVGASPRYVNDPASNYIGGFEQADLDALYAAMSSNYYAWVSGFAPIAMGNPDRPELATEFASTLSAIRPDIAQAVARVIFQSDHRTELPKLKVPTTILQSSNDIAVPQVVGEYLAAHIPNAKLINIKAQGHFPHISAPDVVTHTISECLAA
- the polA gene encoding DNA polymerase I; translation: MSSQPQPKLILIDGHSLAFRAYFAYAKGRDGGLRTSTGIPTSVSYGFLKALMDTIEAEKPDHLAVAFDLGDPTFRHEADETYKAGRPETPEDFIPDMHNLRDLLTAMNLPIVTAPGYEADDVIGTLARKAASEGWRVKVLSGDRDLFQLVDPEQSVTVLYLSTTFGKGTPPPKEFGVEQVKDKMGILPSQIVDFKALCGDASDNIPGVKGIGEKTAASLLGTYGSLDRVYASLDEIKGAVKKKLEEGRDAALHSQYMAQIHLDVPLDLSLENFKLNGFEPGAIVPLLEKLEFRQFLNNLNKLQRLLSGEAHDGSEAADKAIAEAKFAPGKGNSSTFDEPETDDMWFFSPEETAESQQMKSAIVEPEIIDTPEKLKSLVDRLKKFTNPNQPVAWDTETTAIDPLDSELVGIGCCWGEKASDVAYIPIGHRPGGNLDQSVALEALRPILESADYPKALQNAKYDRLVLLKQGVHLQGVVFDTMLASYVLNPEQSHKLSDLGIRYLNLLSQGYEDLVPKGKNIADLEVEPVADYCGTDAYITHQLVSKLRADLHDYPDLDRLVDNVEVPLEPVLAEMEWTGIRIDTDYLKQFSQKLETDLALIEERAYESAGQKFSLGSPKQLSELLFNGLGLDRKKSRKTKTGYSTDAATLEKLQGDHPVVDAIIEHRTLTKLKSTYVDALPMLVHPSTGRVHTDFNQAVTTTGRLSSSNPNLQNIPTRTAFSRQIRAAFIPESGWLMVAADYSQIELRILAHLSHEPILLETYQNDRDVHTLTAQLLFEKEDISPEERRLAKVINFGVIYGMGASRFARESGFSTSDARVFIDRFNQRYPKVFGYLQQMQQEAIGQGYVTTIKGRRRYFNFGSDTLKRLRGKDPAKIDLDQIRLRDQYDAQLLRAAANAPIQGSSADIIKIAMVKLHDLLRGYRDKAHLLLQVHDELVFEVHPDLWEELQPQIKDTMESAVQLDVPLRVEVKAGKNWMDAK